One genomic segment of Flagellimonas marinaquae includes these proteins:
- a CDS encoding alanine/glycine:cation symporter family protein, whose product MDAINDFIASLLPYTEWPMLILLIGGGLFLAFYSRFVPFRHFGHAIAVVSGKYDDKNAKGDVSSFQALSAAVAATVGLGNISGVAIAIHDGGPGVVFWIWMTALLGMGIKYYSGSLAIMYRGTDSDGHMQGGPMFYITKGMGKWARPMAIFFSICGLFGFLGVFTANQFTEAFMGVVEPHETIWATSEYNWKLGIGFFLAIVTSIVIFGGLSKIAKVASAIVPFMVGVYLLAVIFVMASNAGEVWPALRMILVEAWNFDTMVTGGFWGLVIVGVRRAMFSNEAGLGSAPMYHGQSRNNEPTKEGLVAMLGPFIDTILVCTFTAVVIILSGAYLEDCSGIVMTMSAFETTLYGIGDVLLMVIVSAFALSTLFTYSYYGVKSLSFLTNAKIGKWYNVFFVVMIVFASIASLTLVKNLIDLSYALMVIPNMIAVLYLAPRVNAASKQYFEKRKKGGA is encoded by the coding sequence ATGGACGCAATCAACGATTTTATCGCATCACTTTTGCCATACACCGAGTGGCCCATGTTAATATTGTTAATAGGTGGTGGACTATTTTTGGCCTTTTACTCAAGGTTTGTACCCTTTCGTCATTTTGGCCACGCCATTGCTGTAGTATCCGGCAAATACGACGACAAGAATGCCAAGGGAGATGTAAGTTCGTTCCAAGCGTTATCGGCAGCAGTTGCAGCAACTGTGGGGCTCGGAAATATTTCCGGGGTGGCCATTGCTATACACGATGGAGGTCCGGGTGTGGTTTTTTGGATATGGATGACGGCCCTTTTGGGAATGGGCATAAAATATTATTCCGGAAGTTTGGCCATAATGTACCGCGGAACCGATTCGGATGGGCATATGCAAGGAGGCCCCATGTTCTACATTACCAAAGGGATGGGCAAATGGGCAAGGCCCATGGCCATTTTTTTTAGTATTTGTGGATTGTTCGGCTTTTTGGGCGTATTTACCGCCAATCAGTTCACCGAAGCTTTTATGGGCGTCGTGGAGCCGCACGAAACCATTTGGGCAACTAGTGAATACAATTGGAAGTTGGGTATAGGATTCTTTTTGGCAATTGTTACATCCATCGTAATATTTGGGGGACTGAGCAAAATAGCCAAAGTAGCATCGGCCATTGTACCATTTATGGTAGGAGTATATCTTTTGGCGGTAATTTTTGTAATGGCCAGCAATGCAGGAGAAGTTTGGCCCGCCCTAAGAATGATTTTGGTAGAGGCCTGGAATTTCGATACCATGGTCACAGGTGGCTTTTGGGGATTGGTGATCGTTGGGGTGCGAAGAGCCATGTTCTCCAACGAAGCAGGTTTGGGTAGTGCGCCTATGTACCACGGACAATCCAGAAACAATGAGCCCACCAAAGAAGGATTGGTTGCCATGTTGGGTCCCTTTATCGATACAATTTTAGTATGTACCTTTACCGCGGTGGTAATTATCTTGAGCGGAGCCTACCTTGAGGATTGCAGTGGTATTGTAATGACCATGTCCGCTTTCGAAACAACACTATATGGTATAGGTGATGTATTGTTGATGGTCATTGTGTCCGCATTCGCATTGTCGACCCTATTTACCTATTCGTACTACGGAGTTAAAAGTCTTTCATTTTTGACGAACGCCAAGATTGGAAAATGGTACAATGTATTTTTTGTGGTAATGATCGTTTTTGCTTCGATTGCATCGTTGACCTTGGTAAAAAATCTGATCGATCTCTCGTATGCACTAATGGTAATACCCAACATGATTGCAGTACTTTATCTTGCACCAAGGGTAAATGCAGCATCCAAACAATATTTTGAAAAAAGAAAAAAAGGTGGCGCATAA